The Vicia villosa cultivar HV-30 ecotype Madison, WI linkage group LG1, Vvil1.0, whole genome shotgun sequence genome includes a region encoding these proteins:
- the LOC131644535 gene encoding ras-related protein RABE1a-like, translated as MAAPPARARSDYDYLIKLLLIGDSGVGKSCLLLRFSDGSFTTSFITTIGIDFKIRTIELDGKRIKLQIWDTAGQERFRTITTAYYRGAMGILLVYDVTDESSFNNIKNWIRNIEQHASDNVNKILVGNKADMDESKRAVPTSKGQALADEYGIKFFETSAKTNMNVDEVFFSIARDIKQRLAETDSKTEPQTLKINQPDQGAGSAQATQKSACCGS; from the exons ATGGCTGCTCCTCCTGCAAGAGCTCGATCCGATTACGATTATCTcataaagcttcttctcatcGGTGATAGCG GTGTGGGTAAAAGTTGTCTCCTATTGCGTTTCTCAGATGGTTCTTTTACAACAAGTTTTATCACAACCATCGG CATTGATTTCAAAATAAGGACAATAGAGCTTGATGGTAAGCGAATCAAATTGCAAATATGGGACACAGCTGGTCAAGAGCGGTTTCGAACCATTACAACTG CTTATTACCGTGGAGCAATGGGCATTTTGCTTGTGTATGATGTCACTGATGAGTCATCTTTTAACA ACATCAAGAATTGGATTCGCAACATTGAGCAGCATGCTTCTGACAATGTCAACAAGATATTAGTTGGGAACAAGGCCGACATGGATGAAAGCAAAAGG GCTGTTCCAACTTCGAAGGGTCAAGCTCTGGCAGATGAATACGGTATCAAGTTTTTCGAAACT AGTGCAAAAACTAATATGAATGTGGATGAGGTATTCTTTTCAATAGCCCGGGACATCAAACAAAGACTTGCAGAAACTGACTCAAAGACTGAG CCCCAAACACTCAAGATTAACCAACCAGACCAAGGAGCTGGGTCTGCTCAAGCCACACAAAAATCTGCTTGCTGTGGTTCTTAG